The following proteins are encoded in a genomic region of Castor canadensis chromosome 19, mCasCan1.hap1v2, whole genome shotgun sequence:
- the Spesp1 gene encoding sperm equatorial segment protein 1: MKPVVLLVALLLWPASLLAFPSITVSPDEEQNLNRYVQVLENLLLSVPTRELEKKSKSPKHVYSAGVRSLLEEAASTPGEGLGKDALPSPSGEESTAHPAREPTRRPGRRKRPRTTTVFWTIKPNNVSVVLRADEPYIEKDDPEPEPVAKPKAPPKLPPAPKPEPQPEPEPEPAPRVSVTKAPRASTIVTHTWTTSHITTATKHSEMDSEDVPQLSGELATRFGEPLEPHSHTLSNDDILRKISEISAEVHHGPLGDSNNPEYREDIKASREQLQRSLALAAAAEHRLQKMHRSHVFFGGRSNHGVKDMETVINTLYNSRSKLSEYLNIRYVPPEMRGKVTTVLHTLRKILCSGQMETQNLIRKLLSNNIKILNLLDIPSQNRLNAKLHSRTRN; encoded by the coding sequence GCATTACTGTGTCTCCCGACGAAGAGCAAAACTTGAACCGCTACGTACAAGTTTTAGAAAACCTACTACTCAGCGTTCCCACTCGGGAACTTGAGAAAAAATCAAAGTCTCCAAAACATGTTTATTCTGCCGGAGTGAGGTCATTACTAGAGGAGGCGGCGAGCACCCCCGGCGAGGGGTTGGGCAAGGACGCCCTACCCAGTCCTTCCGGCGAGGAGAGCACGGCCCACCCCGCCAGAGAGCCCACGCGGCGGCCGGGGAGGAGGAAGCGCCCACGCACCACCACTGTGTTCTGGACCATCAAGCCCAACAACGTGTCTGTGGTTTTACGCGCAGACGAGCCGTACATTGAGAAGGATGACCCCGAGCCAGAACCGGTGGCCAAGCCCAAGGCACCGCCCAAGTTGCCACCAGCACCCAAGCCGGAGCCCCAGCCCGAGCCCGAGCCCGAGCCAGCGCCCCGCGTGAGTGTGACCAAAGCCCCCCGGGCTTCCACAATCGTCACCCACACCTGGACCACTTCCCACATCACCACGGCAACCAAGCACTCCGAGATGGACTCAGAGGACGTCCCCCAGCTCTCGGGCGAGCTGGCCACGAGATTTGGGGAGCCACTGGAGCCCCACTCACACACTTTGAGCAATGATGACATTTTGAGGAAAATTTCAGAGATCAGCGCAGAGGTGCATCATGGACCTCTGGGTGACAGCAACAACCCCGAATACCGAGAGGACATTAAGGCCTCCAGGGAGCAGCTGCAGCGGAGCCTGGCCCTGGCGGCGGCCGCTGAGCACAGGTTACAGAAGATGCACAGGTCACACGTGTTCTTTGGAGGACGATCCAACCATGGAGTCAAGGACATGGAAACGGTCATTAACACACTGTATAACTCCAGGTCTAAGTTGTCAGAATATTTAAACATCAGATATGTCCCACCAGAGATGAGAGGGAAGGTCACCACAGTACTTCATACTTTGAGAAAAATCTTATGTTCCGGTCAGATGGAAACCCAAAACCTTATTAGGAAGTTACTAAGCAACAATATAAAAATCCTAAACCTACTTGACATTCCATCACAAAACAGACTTAATGCAAAACTGCATTCGCGCACAAGAAACTAA